One Saccharomycodes ludwigii strain NBRC 1722 chromosome VI, whole genome shotgun sequence DNA segment encodes these proteins:
- the TAF1 gene encoding histone acetyltransferase (similar to Saccharomyces cerevisiae YGR274C | TAF1 | TATA binding protein-Associated Factor) yields the protein MIENTNTENKDLTNEDAAYSAILGGEFGALEINTYIGSKTSEGIYGGDNNENDDEEEGEIAHLPDAIDFEDEDELASESEQQQNNEQTEEDAQTTVSMAEQERHELRNGNTDYIQLEIDTGTSNNNNLFEMNEEIFTLHEVAHTSDVEREEAVTSTKLITNKGMESPTMLTSTKQNEFQKLADEEKQLLKAYFPTFKKGKLLKLTKLLPPKPQEYNWHNPTRPLKPLLPTTFNFDFCADTKDFFNSGSTFSGVKNTNIVTVNLNELFLIGNNGTGQMNAKDEESGKNLDTNRGLEEEESDAVKEDGELKKSPLASQLLSKVNALELECATDNWDTELIISGENARGRGEYESIKSDVEIIEEDWNWNEEQLINGDLGKVEKPVLDINDERLLIKPKRATADDNEESDEEIKRQKKRKAFNYLLNRAPETLLTKFNLSNDKSYDILKQNYQAKIRSNLSNLNIEHSLPALKLQSPFYKVLMTKEQLRFFHKYQFGAKIRPGTTILFSKLKTRKRKRDRGKDVRESFQRSSDLTIGDTAPVFLLEYSEQSPVGLSKFGMGSKLINYYRKMSENDTSRPKLPVGETHVLGVQDKSPFWNFGFVEPGNIVPTLYNNMIRAPVFKHDALATDFLLVKSTGSGNGTRFYLRLINNLFTVGQTYPCLEIPGPNSRKVTAMGKNRLRMVVYRLLNKSPRHRLLVRQVSKHFPEQSEMQNRQRLKEFMKYQRDGEDHGFWKLKEGETLPDVENIRKMITPEDCSLIENMMQGQQFLDDDIFVNLDEQQLKLEESLSPWNVTKNFLNATQMRAMLAIHGEGDPTGCGEGFSLLKTSMKGGFSRNDSGGTTNNHHTYNVAQQQKNYEEEIAKTWYIQARALSVNNPYEEINNPYSSNESNRKVVKRRKDGKVLKIVRKKRDENKIIQRETLFVRDPRVINGYLQAYKRKNEIKEANLNLDILMSDDISKVVSGKTEEEITLKQKKLLEEQLMKLQKSQERRNQRKLAKELTATADGTMDSSISATASIFNNEENKNETVLTVNGKPLKNTNRKCANCGAIGHIKTNRSCPMYSQMQ from the coding sequence atgATAGAAAATACCAACACcgaaaataaagatttaaCTAATGAAGATGCTGCTTATAGTGCTATTCTTGGTGGTGAGTTTGGTGCATTAGAAATCAATACATATATTGGAAGTAAAACAAGTGAAGGTATTTATGGAGGCgacaataatgaaaatgatgacGAAGAAGAAGGTGAAATTGCACATTTGCCTGATGCAATAGATTTCGAGGATGAAGATGAACTAGCTAGCGAAAgtgaacaacaacaaaataatgagCAAACTGAAGAAGATGCACAAACAACAGTATCAATGGCGGAGCAAGAAAGACATGAGTTAAGAAATGGGAATACTGATTATATCCAACTTGAAATTGATACTGGTactagtaataacaataatttatttgaaatgAATGAAGAAATTTTTACACTACATGAAGTAGCACACACCTCTGATGTTGAAAGAGAAGAAGCAGTAACATCAACGAAACTTATAACGAATAAAGGAATGGAATCACCTACAATGCTAACTTCTACCAAACAAAACGAATTTCAGAAACTTGCGGATGaggaaaaacaattattaaaagcTTATTTCCCCACTTTTAAAAAGGGGAAATTGCTAAAATTGACCAAATTGTTGCCACCAAAACCACAGGAATATAATTGGCATAACCCAACAAGACCGCTTAAACCACTACTTCCCACAACTTTTAACTTTGATTTTTGTGCGGACACCAaggatttttttaatagcgGTAGTACATTTAGTGGTGTAAAAAATACGAATATAGTTACAGTTAATTTAAACGAATTATTTCTTATTGGAAATAATGGTACTGGTCAGATGAATGCTAAAGATGAAGAAAGTGGAAAGAATTTAGACACAAATAGAGGAttagaagaggaagagtCAGATGCTGTTAAGGAAGATGGGGAGCTTAAAAAGAGTCCGCTTGCAAGCCAATTATTGAGCAAAGTAAACGCTTTAGAACTGGAGTGTGCTACTGATAACTGGGATACAGAGTTAATAATTAGTGGTGAAAACGCTAGGGGACGAGGTGAATATGAAAGCATCAAAAGCGATgtagaaataatagaagAAGACTGGAATTGGAATGAGGAACAATTAATTAATGGTGATTTGGGGAAAGTTGAGAAGCCTGTTTTAGATATAAATGATGAAAGATTATTAATCAAACCAAAACGAGCTACCGCCGATGACAATGAGGAAAGCGATGAAGAGATAAAGAGGCAAAAGAAGCGTAAAGCCTTTAACTATTTGCTGAACAGAGCCCCTGAAACATTGTTAACCAAATTTAACTTGTCCAATGATAAAAGTTATGATATTTTGAAACAGAATTATCAAGCTAAAATTCGGTCGAACTTATCCAACTTGAATATAGAGCACTCATTACCTGCGTTAAAACTACAATCTCCATTTTATAAAGTTTTGATGACAAAGGAACAGCTAAGATTTTTCCATAAATATCAATTTGGGGCCAAGATCCGTCCTGGGACTACCATATTGTTTAGTAAATTGAAAACGcggaaaaggaaaagggaTAGAGGGAAAGATGTGCGTGAGAGTTTTCAACGCTCTAGCGATTTAACAATTGGTGATACAGCGCCCGTTTTCCTTTTAGAATATTCTGAACAGTCGCCTGTTGGGTTATCCAAGTTTGGTATGGGATCGAAActaattaattattatagaaAAATGAGTGAAAATGATACCTCTAGACCCAAGTTACCTGTTGGTGAGACTCATGTGTTAGGAGTTCAGGATAAATCACCCTTTTGGAACTTTGGTTTTGTAGAACCTGGTAATATTGTGCCTACCTTGTATAACAATATGATTAGGGCGCCGGTTTTCAAACATGATGCGCTAGCGACagattttcttttagttAAGAGTACTGGTTCAGGAAATGGGACCAGATTCTACTTGCGTTTGATAAACAATCTGTTCACTGTGGGACAAACTTATCCGTGTTTAGAAATACCGGGTCCAAATTCAAGAAAAGTTACTGCTATGGGGAAGAATAGACTAAGAATGGTGGTTTACAGGTTGTTGAACAAATCGCCGCGTCATAGATTATTAGTTCGACAGGTTTCTAAGCATTTTCCCGAGCAAAGTGAAATGCAGAACAGACAAAGATTAAAGGAGTTTATGAAATATCAACGGGATGGTGAAGATCATGGGTTTTGGAAATTAAAAGAGGGAGAGACATTGCCAGACGTTGAAAACATTCGAAAGATGATTACACCTGAAGACTGTTCATTGATTGAAAATATGATGCAAGGACAACAGTTTTTGGATGAcgatatttttgttaatttggATGAACAACAACTTAAACTTGAAGAATCATTATCACCTTGGAATGTTACGAAGAACTTTTTAAATGCCACACAAATGAGGGCGATGCTTGCCATACATGGTGAGGGAGATCCAACGGGATGTGGAGAAGGGTTTTCGCTTTTGAAAACGTCGATGAAAGGTGGGTTTAGCAGAAACGACTCTGGTGGTACCACGAATAATCATCACACTTATAATGTTgctcaacaacaaaagaattATGAAGAGGAGATTGCGAAAACTTGGTATATTCAAGCCAGAGCATTGAGTGTGAATAATCCTTACGAGGAGATAAACAATCCTTATTCATCGAATGAAAGTAATAGAAAGGTGGTTAAGCGTCGAAAAGATGGGAAAGTATTGAAAATAGTACGAAAGAAAAGGGATGAAAACAAGATTATTCAAAGAGAAACTCTTTTTGTTAGAGATCCAAGGGTAATCAATGGATATTTGCAAGCTTATAAGAGGAAGAATGAGATTAAAGAGGCTAATTTGAATTTAGATATTTTGATGAGTGATGATATTAGTAAAGTTGTTAGTGGTAAAACAGAGGAGGAAATTACtttaaaacagaaaaaattattggaagAACAATTGATGAAATTGCAGAAATCACAGGAAAGGAGAaatcaaagaaaattagCCAAAGAATTAACTGCTACTGCTGACGGTACTATGGATAGTTCCATTAGTGCTACGGCTAGCATTTTcaataatgaagaaaataaaaatgaaactGTATTGACTGTCA
- the RTT102 gene encoding Rtt102p (similar to Saccharomyces cerevisiae YGR275W | RTT102 | Regulator of Ty1 Transposition), with product MSIDNYYFQDPIFKKFNGTKTRNYKYWVYDWYSPTNQKITTTTNNNNNNNNNTNEKVVFKYKTWFENINVPLETSDSENELMDLDEPYKTIFDLNLFDRKNNMGNKRSDGLTMDDIRGAVGTGGESIPGLSSTTDAIKETSKDDDINNTANKAPVEVAAASGVGNEKIIIKDDTGNKENLIESTKDVNISKEVSNSETNNDIATAKVDVNSGNIGTAQPIEDNKEETGISKTNTEDDQEQKDKEEKDKEENEQEQKNKEENEQEQKNKEEKDQEQKDQEQNEQEQKDKEENEQEQKDKEKDPEQNEQEEKEHPSEKENKSAPTIDSFKDGIKEDSQTKNIQENVENIEHLSVNASEKQIEDNPESISENNTIKDSEGDVEMK from the coding sequence ATGTCAATTGATAACTATTACTTCCAAGAtcctatttttaaaaagtttaacGGGACGAAAACTAGGAACTACAAATATTGGGTATACGATTGGTATTCACCAACCAATCAAAAgattactaccactactaataataataataataataataataataccaatgaaaaagttgtttttaaatataaaacatggtttgaaaatatcaacGTTCCCTTAGAAACTTCGGATTCCGAAAATGAACTTATGGACTTAGATGAACCATATAAAactatttttgatttaaatttatttgacCGTAAGAACAACATGGGCAATAAAAGAAGCGATGGATTAACTATGGATGATATAAGAGGCGCTGTTGGTACTGGCGGAGAATCTATTCCCGGTTTGTCTTCAACTACAGATGCCATTAAAGAAACTTCTAAAGATGATgacattaataatacagCTAACAAAGCTCCAGTAGAAGTGGCAGCAGCATCTGGAGTTggtaatgaaaaaattattattaaagatGATACTGGGAATAAAGAAAATCTTATAGAGTCTACTAAAGATGTTAATATTAGTAAGGAGGTATCGAATTCTGAAACGAATAATGACATTGCTACCGCTAAGGTCGATGTTAATTCTGGAAATATTGGCACCGCACAACCAATTGAAGATAATAAGGAAGAAACGGGTATTTCCAAAACGAATACAGAAGATGATCAGGAACAAAAggataaagaagaaaaggataaagaagaaaatgaacaggaacaaaagaataaagaagaaaatgaacaggaacaaaagaataaagaagaaaaggatCAGGAACAAAAGGATCAGGAACAAAATGAACAGGAACAAAAggataaagaagaaaatgaacAGGAACAAAAggataaagaaaaggaCCCGGAACAAAATGAACAGGAAGAAAAGGAACATCCTtcggaaaaagaaaataaatctgCACCTACTATAGATTCATTTAAAGATGGTATAAAGGAGGATTctcaaacaaaaaatatacaagaAAATGTAGAAAATATTGAACATTTGTCTGTTAATGCTtctgaaaaacaaatagaAGACAACCCCGAAAGCATCtctgaaaataatacaattaAAGATTCAGAAGGAGACGTTGAAATGAAATAA